In the genome of Pseudomonas putida, one region contains:
- a CDS encoding GspE/PulE family protein: protein MSDVVDTAQAPQDPHCLEERAEPGGVGLPANDAPRICAYPRELLAQARLQAGDERLLSCLARLACDDAATFTQRLGATLHYPVIDSQALFASTPLFEQVSLAQCLKREFILVQHQGQTLGVFADPFDNTRLAWIDDCLQGTPLYLAHAADIAAFLARQEESFHAVDALDHDAEPGAEADPLQRLSLTSISEDQSKVVKLVNSTLYDALKQHASDIHLGMTGQGLTIKYRIDGVLNGAGKASGSAFAEQVISRIKVMAELDIGEKRVPQDGRFKVAVGDRQIDFRVSIMPSIFGEDAVLRVLDKQDLSDRVSGVQLQALGFADHTLVALRRLAAEPYGMILVTGPTGSGKTTTLYAMISEINHGVDKIITIEDPVEYQLPGVLQIPVNEKKGLTFARGLRSILRHDPDKILVGEIRDPDTAQIAVQSALTGHLVFTTIHANNVFDVIGRFSQMQVDPYSFVSALNAVLAQRLIRLACPHCVVHAEPDDETLAASGLTREGVAGWTFVRAQGCGQCRGSGYRGRSAIAELLHLDDDLRQMIVERRPLSQIKSLACQRGLRLLRASALDLVREGRTTLEEINRVTFIA, encoded by the coding sequence ATGTCAGACGTCGTCGATACAGCCCAAGCCCCCCAGGACCCCCATTGCCTTGAGGAACGCGCTGAGCCTGGGGGAGTGGGGTTACCCGCGAACGATGCACCACGGATTTGTGCCTACCCCCGCGAACTGCTGGCCCAGGCCCGCCTGCAAGCCGGTGACGAGCGCCTGCTGAGCTGCCTGGCGCGCCTCGCCTGCGACGACGCCGCCACCTTCACCCAACGCCTGGGCGCCACCCTCCATTACCCCGTGATCGACAGCCAGGCGCTGTTCGCCAGCACCCCGCTGTTCGAGCAGGTCAGCCTGGCACAATGCCTCAAGCGCGAGTTCATCCTGGTTCAGCACCAGGGCCAGACCCTCGGTGTGTTCGCCGACCCCTTCGACAACACCCGCCTGGCCTGGATCGACGACTGCCTGCAGGGCACTCCTCTGTACCTGGCCCACGCCGCCGACATCGCCGCCTTCCTGGCTCGCCAGGAAGAGAGCTTCCATGCCGTCGATGCCCTGGACCACGACGCCGAGCCTGGCGCCGAGGCCGACCCGTTACAGCGCCTGTCGCTGACCAGCATCAGCGAAGACCAGAGCAAAGTGGTCAAGCTGGTCAACTCGACCCTCTACGATGCCCTCAAGCAGCATGCCAGCGACATCCACCTGGGCATGACCGGCCAGGGCCTGACCATCAAGTACCGCATCGACGGCGTGCTCAACGGTGCCGGCAAGGCCAGTGGCAGCGCCTTCGCCGAACAGGTGATCTCGCGTATCAAAGTCATGGCCGAGCTGGACATTGGCGAGAAGCGCGTACCTCAGGATGGCCGCTTCAAGGTGGCGGTGGGCGACCGTCAGATCGACTTCCGCGTCTCGATCATGCCGAGCATCTTCGGCGAAGATGCCGTGCTGCGGGTGCTGGACAAACAGGACCTGTCCGACCGGGTCAGCGGCGTGCAGTTGCAGGCCCTGGGCTTTGCCGACCACACCCTGGTGGCCCTGCGCCGCCTGGCTGCCGAGCCCTACGGCATGATCCTGGTCACTGGCCCCACCGGCAGCGGCAAGACCACCACCCTCTACGCCATGATCAGCGAGATCAACCACGGCGTGGACAAGATCATCACCATCGAAGACCCGGTCGAGTACCAACTGCCGGGTGTGTTGCAGATCCCGGTCAACGAGAAGAAGGGGCTGACCTTCGCCCGGGGCCTGCGTTCGATCCTGCGCCATGACCCGGACAAGATCCTGGTCGGTGAGATCCGCGACCCGGACACCGCTCAGATCGCCGTGCAATCGGCCCTGACCGGGCACCTGGTGTTCACCACCATCCACGCCAACAACGTGTTCGATGTGATCGGCCGCTTCAGCCAGATGCAGGTCGACCCCTACAGCTTCGTCTCGGCGCTCAACGCCGTGCTGGCCCAGCGTCTGATTCGTCTGGCCTGCCCGCACTGTGTGGTCCATGCCGAGCCGGATGACGAAACCCTGGCCGCCTCGGGGCTGACCCGCGAAGGCGTGGCCGGATGGACTTTCGTTCGCGCCCAGGGCTGCGGCCAGTGCCGTGGCAGCGGTTACCGCGGACGCAGCGCCATCGCCGAATTGCTGCACCTGGATGACGACCTGCGGCAGATGATCGTCGAGCGCCGGCCCCTGTCGCAGATCAAGTCGCTGGCCTGCCAGCGCGGTCTGCGCCTGCTGCGCGCCTCTGCCCTGGACCTGGTCCGCGAGGGCCGTACCACGCTTGAGGAGATCAACCGTGTCACATTTATCGCTTGA
- a CDS encoding pilus assembly protein, with protein MRRLDLEFQPAPSSPIAWSLLALGCAVLAAMLLVEQHLQDEQADLQARVHLLEQQLGRRPLSAAPQSSAASLEQAEQLAQMRSVSEQLQRPWQQLFAMLEGMPQEDVALLSLTPDARKGQVRIAAEARDLEAMLQYHQRLERSEELRDVSLLNHEVVAGQPEHPVRFNLTATWETGHARP; from the coding sequence ATGCGCCGCCTCGATCTGGAATTCCAGCCAGCCCCCAGCAGCCCGATCGCCTGGTCGCTGTTGGCCCTGGGGTGCGCCGTACTGGCAGCGATGCTGCTGGTCGAGCAGCACTTGCAGGACGAACAAGCGGACCTTCAGGCCCGGGTCCACCTGCTCGAACAGCAACTGGGGCGCCGCCCGCTCAGTGCTGCCCCCCAGAGCAGCGCCGCCAGCCTCGAGCAGGCCGAACAGCTGGCGCAGATGCGCAGCGTCTCTGAGCAACTGCAACGGCCCTGGCAACAACTGTTCGCCATGCTCGAGGGCATGCCCCAGGAAGACGTGGCGCTGTTGAGCCTGACCCCCGATGCACGCAAGGGTCAGGTCCGTATCGCCGCCGAAGCCCGCGACCTGGAAGCCATGCTGCAGTACCACCAGCGCCTGGAGCGCAGCGAGGAGTTGCGCGATGTCTCGTTGCTCAACCACGAGGTAGTGGCTGGCCAACCTGAGCATCCGGTGCGCTTCAACCTGACCGCTACCTGGGAGACCGGCCATGCGCGTCCCTAG
- the pilO gene encoding type 4a pilus biogenesis protein PilO has product MRVPSLILHERLARLGRVGCAAAAVGTLALLVGVTWVLPQWQVVRELRASEADAEVQVQRVKRGELKVAVQPEQQALDSLRQQLPGQPQASELIERLYHLASAQRISLARGEYALGVDPKTQLARYQIVLPVRGSYPQIRGFLQALLGQVPTLVLEDLELQRKRIGERELNGRLRMTLYLSRS; this is encoded by the coding sequence ATGCGCGTCCCTAGCCTGATACTCCACGAACGCCTTGCGCGCCTGGGCCGTGTCGGATGCGCCGCAGCCGCCGTCGGCACGCTGGCGCTGCTGGTCGGTGTCACCTGGGTACTGCCGCAATGGCAGGTCGTGCGCGAGCTGCGGGCCAGCGAGGCCGATGCCGAAGTGCAGGTGCAGCGGGTCAAGCGCGGCGAGCTCAAGGTGGCGGTCCAGCCTGAGCAGCAGGCGCTGGACAGTCTGCGTCAGCAACTGCCCGGCCAACCCCAGGCCAGCGAGCTGATCGAGCGCCTGTATCACCTGGCCAGCGCCCAGCGCATCAGCCTGGCCCGTGGCGAATACGCCCTGGGCGTCGACCCGAAGACTCAACTGGCGCGCTATCAGATCGTCCTGCCGGTACGCGGCAGCTACCCGCAGATCCGTGGCTTTCTCCAGGCGCTGCTTGGCCAGGTACCGACCCTGGTGCTCGAAGACCTGGAGCTGCAACGCAAGCGCATCGGTGAGCGCGAGCTCAACGGTCGCCTGCGCATGACCCTTTACCTGTCGAGGTCGTGA
- a CDS encoding secretin N-terminal domain-containing protein: MKPSKLCKPAPFMMLALCVALAGCGSSGTRKDSAELMKEGQYEAGIAMLENALREDPRDTELNIALAHGRQQAVEALLTQSDADRIRHDFASARMGYGRVLTIEPNNRRAQEGIRQLELVRNLDERVAMGQAALRQGDLFGAERYMRDVLRLDPQNQKGIALRSDIENVQARTAQPFPQLRSKLERPVTLEFRDANLKTIFEVLSQVAGINFIFDKDLRPDMKATIFVRDVRIEDAVALLLEQNQLHQKIVNDNTLLIYPDSPQKTKDYQELVMRTFYLTSIDANTALNMVKTMLKTRDVFVDERLNTLTMRDTPDAIRMAEKLLQSQDQSNPEVVLEVEVMEVARSRILDLGLQWPSTFGVLNDEGNPVSVLDQLRGIDSSRISIAPAPQAKINAADKDINTLASPVIRVSNREQARIHIGQRVPIISATSVPSTQGPVITESVTYLDVGLKLEVQPTVHLNNEVAIKVALEVSNATPLEPTRQGTIPVQVDTRNAQTSLRLHDGETQVLAGLVRNDLTSSGNKIPGLGDIPGLGRLFGSNRDDKSKSELVLAITPRIVRNLPYQSPSDMEFATGTESSLQVRQQMMAPVAQPEAEPTQGAVATVPAAVTTPVGPRP; the protein is encoded by the coding sequence ATGAAGCCTTCGAAGTTGTGCAAGCCTGCTCCGTTCATGATGCTGGCGTTGTGCGTGGCCCTGGCGGGCTGCGGCTCCAGCGGTACGCGCAAGGACAGCGCCGAACTGATGAAGGAGGGCCAGTATGAGGCGGGCATCGCCATGCTGGAGAACGCCCTGCGGGAGGACCCGCGTGACACCGAGCTGAACATCGCCCTGGCACATGGCCGCCAGCAAGCCGTCGAGGCGCTGCTGACCCAGTCCGACGCCGACCGTATCCGCCATGATTTTGCCAGCGCACGCATGGGCTATGGCCGGGTCCTGACCATCGAACCGAACAACCGTCGGGCCCAGGAAGGTATTCGCCAGCTGGAACTGGTGCGCAACCTCGACGAGCGCGTGGCCATGGGCCAGGCGGCGCTGCGCCAGGGCGATCTGTTCGGCGCCGAGCGCTATATGCGCGATGTGCTGCGCCTGGATCCGCAGAACCAGAAGGGCATTGCGCTTCGCAGCGACATCGAGAACGTCCAGGCGCGCACCGCGCAGCCGTTCCCGCAGTTGCGCAGCAAGCTGGAGCGCCCGGTGACCCTGGAGTTCCGTGACGCCAACCTCAAGACCATCTTCGAGGTGCTGTCCCAGGTCGCCGGGATCAACTTCATCTTCGACAAGGACCTGCGCCCGGACATGAAAGCCACCATCTTCGTGCGCGATGTGCGCATCGAGGACGCCGTGGCCCTGCTGCTGGAGCAGAACCAACTGCACCAGAAGATCGTCAACGACAACACCCTGCTGATCTACCCCGACTCGCCGCAGAAGACCAAGGACTACCAGGAACTGGTCATGCGCACGTTCTACCTGACCAGCATCGACGCCAACACCGCGCTGAACATGGTCAAGACCATGCTCAAGACCCGCGATGTGTTCGTGGACGAGCGCCTGAACACCCTGACCATGCGCGACACCCCCGATGCCATTCGCATGGCCGAGAAGCTTTTGCAGTCCCAGGACCAGTCCAACCCGGAAGTGGTCCTGGAAGTGGAGGTGATGGAGGTGGCCCGGTCGCGCATCCTGGACCTGGGCCTGCAATGGCCGAGCACCTTTGGCGTGCTCAACGATGAGGGCAACCCGGTCAGCGTGCTCGACCAGCTGCGCGGCATCGACTCCAGCCGTATCAGCATCGCCCCGGCGCCCCAGGCCAAGATCAACGCCGCCGACAAAGACATCAACACCCTGGCCAGCCCGGTGATCCGTGTCAGCAACCGTGAGCAGGCGCGCATCCACATCGGCCAGCGGGTGCCGATCATCAGCGCCACGTCGGTGCCGTCGACCCAGGGCCCGGTAATTACCGAGAGCGTCACCTACCTGGATGTGGGTCTGAAGCTCGAAGTGCAGCCCACCGTGCACCTGAACAACGAAGTGGCGATCAAGGTAGCCCTGGAAGTGAGCAACGCCACCCCGCTGGAGCCGACTCGCCAGGGCACCATCCCGGTTCAGGTCGATACCCGCAACGCCCAGACCAGCCTGCGTCTGCACGATGGCGAGACCCAGGTGCTGGCAGGCCTGGTACGCAACGACCTGACCTCCAGCGGCAACAAGATCCCCGGCCTTGGCGACATCCCCGGCCTGGGCCGGCTGTTCGGCAGCAACCGCGACGACAAGAGCAAGTCCGAGCTGGTGCTGGCGATCACCCCGCGCATCGTGCGCAACCTGCCGTACCAGAGCCCGTCGGACATGGAGTTCGCCACCGGCACCGAGTCGAGCCTGCAGGTGCGCCAGCAGATGATGGCTCCGGTCGCGCAGCCTGAGGCCGAGCCGACCCAGGGTGCGGTCGCCACCGTGCCGGCCGCGGTCACCACCCCGGTGGGCCCACGGCCATGA
- a CDS encoding type II secretion system protein — protein MKRQQQGFSLVEVVVTLALLGLLASMAAPLTETVVRRGKEQQLREALYQIRDAIDAYKRAFDAGYIEKRLDSSGYPPSLDVLVEGVRDVRSAKGAKFYFLRRIPHDPLVAAKREDEGGWGLRAYDSSADNPRDGKDVFDVYSKATGTGLNGIPYGQW, from the coding sequence ATGAAACGCCAGCAGCAGGGGTTCAGCCTGGTCGAAGTGGTGGTGACCCTGGCATTGCTCGGGTTGCTCGCCAGCATGGCCGCGCCCCTGACCGAAACCGTGGTGCGCCGGGGCAAGGAGCAGCAACTGCGTGAGGCGCTGTACCAGATCCGCGATGCCATCGATGCCTACAAGCGTGCCTTCGATGCCGGCTATATCGAAAAACGCCTGGACAGCAGTGGCTACCCGCCGAGCCTGGATGTGCTGGTGGAAGGGGTGCGCGACGTGCGCAGCGCCAAAGGGGCGAAGTTCTACTTCCTGCGGCGCATCCCCCACGATCCGCTGGTGGCGGCCAAGCGCGAGGACGAGGGAGGCTGGGGCCTGCGCGCCTACGACAGCAGCGCCGACAACCCGCGCGATGGCAAGGACGTCTTCGATGTGTATTCCAAGGCCACCGGTACTGGCCTGAACGGCATCCCTTACGGGCAATGGTGA
- a CDS encoding type II secretion system protein → MKRNRGFTLIELLVVMAIIATLMTIALPRYFNSLEASREATLRQSLAVLREALDHYYGDTGHYPESLEQLVEQRYLRNTPVDPITERSDAWQLVPPPEGVTGGVADIKSGATGRARDGSLYAEW, encoded by the coding sequence ATGAAACGCAACCGTGGCTTTACCCTCATCGAACTGCTGGTGGTCATGGCGATCATCGCCACCCTGATGACCATCGCCTTGCCGCGTTATTTCAACAGCCTTGAGGCCTCCCGCGAGGCCACGCTGCGCCAGAGCCTGGCCGTGCTGCGCGAGGCCTTGGACCATTACTACGGCGATACCGGCCATTACCCCGAGTCCCTGGAGCAACTGGTGGAGCAGCGCTACCTGCGCAACACCCCGGTGGACCCGATCACCGAGCGCAGCGACGCCTGGCAACTGGTGCCGCCGCCGGAGGGTGTGACCGGTGGGGTGGCCGATATCAAGAGCGGGGCAACGGGGAGGGCGCGTGATGGCAGCCTCTATGCCGAATGGTAA
- a CDS encoding type II secretion system protein produces MAASMPNGKACAGFTYLGVLFLIAVSSMALAATGTLWATAAQREHERQLLWIGGQYAQALRSYYRASPGLAQYPQALEDLLEDNRFPSPQRHIRRLYPDPITNGEEWGLMRSEDGRITGVHSRSDATPLKRSGFDAQWSGFEGLEHYSDWQFVAEQPFAESTGGARSHSGPGDTP; encoded by the coding sequence ATGGCAGCCTCTATGCCGAATGGTAAGGCCTGCGCGGGCTTCACTTATCTGGGCGTGCTGTTTCTGATCGCGGTCAGCAGCATGGCCCTGGCCGCCACCGGCACCCTCTGGGCCACGGCCGCCCAGCGCGAGCACGAGCGCCAGCTGCTGTGGATCGGCGGCCAGTACGCTCAGGCGCTGCGCAGCTACTACCGGGCATCACCGGGCCTGGCCCAGTACCCCCAGGCACTGGAAGATCTGCTGGAGGACAACCGCTTCCCATCGCCTCAACGGCACATCCGCCGCTTGTACCCCGACCCGATCACCAACGGCGAGGAGTGGGGCCTGATGCGTTCGGAGGACGGGCGGATCACCGGCGTCCACAGCCGCTCGGACGCCACGCCCCTCAAACGCAGTGGCTTCGATGCGCAGTGGTCCGGCTTCGAGGGGCTCGAGCACTACAGCGACTGGCAGTTCGTCGCCGAGCAGCCCTTCGCCGAGAGCACCGGCGGTGCCCGTAGCCACAGCGGCCCGGGAGATACGCCATGA
- the csgE gene encoding curli production assembly/transport protein CsgE: protein MKSLAALCCLYLLLALPGAPARADAEDEMKGFIVDNTISHIGHDFYNDFTDRLRATSRLDFNLVVRERPDARWGSLVTVEYEREVLYRRFLPPNTTQLKDEAVAAADLVKQQIIQRKLQRLLQDTTDLERDEL, encoded by the coding sequence ATGAAATCGCTTGCCGCGCTGTGCTGCCTGTACCTGCTGCTGGCCTTGCCTGGCGCCCCAGCCCGTGCCGACGCCGAAGACGAGATGAAGGGCTTCATCGTCGACAACACCATCTCGCACATCGGCCATGACTTCTACAACGACTTCACCGACCGCCTGCGCGCCACGAGCCGCCTGGATTTCAACCTGGTAGTGCGCGAACGCCCCGACGCCCGTTGGGGCAGCCTGGTGACGGTGGAATACGAACGCGAGGTGTTGTACCGGCGCTTCCTGCCGCCCAACACCACGCAACTCAAAGACGAGGCCGTCGCGGCGGCGGACCTGGTCAAGCAGCAGATCATCCAGCGCAAGCTGCAACGGCTGCTGCAGGACACCACTGATCTGGAGAGGGACGAGCTATGA
- a CDS encoding curli assembly protein CsgF, producing the protein MSNHISRCVAVCLLAGAFAGHAQATELVYTPVNPAFGGNPLNGTWLLNNAQAQNDHDDPDLKDRASAFAGTSALERFSNQLESRLLSQLLDNINDGKTGSLSTDSFLIDVIDDSGALSIKVTDRATGEVSIIEVSGLNP; encoded by the coding sequence ATGAGCAACCACATTTCCCGGTGCGTCGCCGTCTGCCTGCTGGCCGGCGCCTTCGCCGGTCACGCCCAGGCCACGGAGCTTGTGTACACCCCGGTCAACCCGGCGTTCGGCGGCAACCCGCTCAACGGCACCTGGCTTTTGAACAACGCCCAGGCGCAGAACGACCATGACGACCCAGACCTCAAGGACCGTGCCTCGGCCTTCGCCGGCACCTCGGCCCTGGAGCGCTTCAGCAACCAGCTCGAATCGCGGCTGTTGTCCCAGTTACTGGACAACATCAACGACGGCAAGACCGGCAGCCTTTCTACGGATTCGTTCCTGATCGATGTGATCGACGATTCCGGGGCCCTCAGCATCAAGGTCACCGACCGTGCGACAGGGGAAGTCTCGATCATCGAGGTCAGCGGCCTGAACCCCTGA
- a CDS encoding CsgG/HfaB family protein, with the protein MKRLLSTLLILTTLQGCGLREPMPAEQDTETPTLTPRASTYYDLINMPRPKGRLMAVVYGFRDQTGQYKPTPASSFSTSVTQGAASMLMDALSASGWFVVLEREGLQNLLTERKIIRASQKKPDAPLNIQGELPPLQAANLMLEGGIIAYDTNVRSGGEGARYLGIDLSREYRVDQVTVNLRAVDVRSGQVLANVMTSKTIYSIGRSAGVFKFIEFKKLLEAEVGYTTNEPAQLCVLSAIEAAVGHLLAQGIERRLWQVADAGEGNAQVDKFLSQNQQP; encoded by the coding sequence ATGAAACGCTTGCTGAGCACACTGCTGATCCTCACCACCTTGCAAGGCTGCGGCCTGCGCGAGCCGATGCCCGCCGAACAGGATACGGAGACCCCGACCCTGACCCCGCGTGCCTCGACCTACTACGACCTGATCAACATGCCACGGCCCAAGGGCAGGCTGATGGCGGTGGTGTATGGCTTCCGTGACCAGACCGGCCAGTACAAGCCGACCCCGGCAAGCTCCTTCTCCACCAGCGTCACCCAGGGCGCGGCGAGCATGTTGATGGACGCCTTGAGCGCCAGCGGCTGGTTCGTGGTCCTGGAGCGCGAAGGCCTGCAGAACCTGTTGACCGAGCGCAAGATCATCCGCGCTTCGCAAAAGAAACCCGACGCGCCCTTGAACATCCAGGGCGAGTTGCCACCCCTGCAGGCGGCCAACCTGATGCTCGAAGGTGGCATCATCGCCTACGACACCAACGTGCGCAGTGGTGGGGAGGGGGCTCGCTACCTGGGGATCGACCTGTCCCGCGAGTACCGGGTTGACCAGGTGACCGTGAACCTGCGGGCGGTGGATGTGCGCAGCGGCCAGGTGCTGGCCAACGTGATGACCAGCAAGACCATCTACTCGATCGGCCGTAGCGCCGGGGTGTTCAAGTTCATCGAGTTCAAGAAGCTGCTCGAAGCTGAGGTGGGCTACACCACCAACGAACCGGCCCAGCTGTGCGTGCTCTCGGCGATCGAGGCAGCGGTGGGGCACCTGTTGGCCCAGGGCATCGAGCGCCGGTTGTGGCAGGTGGCGGATGCAGGGGAGGGTAATGCGCAGGTGGACAAGTTCCTGAGCCAGAACCAGCAGCCGTGA
- the alkB gene encoding DNA oxidative demethylase AlkB, whose product MIQSDLDLFGPQPQRLASHTVLLPGFALAEVEAILDALRPVLRAAPFRHMRTPGGLHMAVALTNCGAQGWVSDEQGYRYSPTDPKSGLPWPAMPQALLVLADRAACAAGFDGFVPDACLINHYVPGTRLTLHQDRDERDFGQPIVSLSLGLPAVFLFGGLQRSDRTQRIPLSHGDVLVWGGEDRLRYHGVMPIKPGVHPRMGERRINLTLRKAR is encoded by the coding sequence ATGATCCAGTCCGACCTCGACCTGTTCGGCCCCCAGCCGCAACGCCTGGCCAGCCACACCGTGCTGCTGCCGGGCTTCGCCCTGGCTGAGGTCGAGGCCATCCTCGATGCCCTGCGCCCGGTGCTGCGCGCAGCGCCGTTCCGGCACATGCGCACCCCCGGTGGCCTGCACATGGCCGTGGCCCTGACCAACTGCGGCGCCCAGGGCTGGGTCAGCGATGAGCAGGGCTACCGCTACAGCCCCACCGATCCCAAGTCCGGCCTGCCCTGGCCAGCGATGCCCCAGGCATTGCTCGTACTTGCCGATCGCGCCGCCTGCGCGGCCGGCTTCGACGGCTTCGTCCCCGATGCCTGCCTGATCAACCACTACGTACCCGGCACCCGCCTGACCCTGCACCAAGACCGCGACGAGCGCGATTTCGGCCAGCCGATCGTATCGCTGTCCCTGGGGCTGCCGGCGGTGTTTCTATTCGGTGGGCTGCAACGTTCGGACCGGACTCAACGGATACCCTTGAGCCACGGCGACGTGTTGGTGTGGGGCGGTGAGGATCGGCTGCGCTATCACGGGGTGATGCCGATCAAGCCGGGTGTACACCCAAGGATGGGGGAGCGGCGGATCAACCTGACGTTGCGCAAGGCGCGTTGA